A genomic region of Actinomycetota bacterium contains the following coding sequences:
- a CDS encoding VWA domain-containing protein, with amino-acid sequence AGDHQIPRSGRGGDLTGETKPYEFGDPFHIEVKQTVFEAVRRSGAGTPVRIRPEDFQVERTEHRVQAATALLIDLSLSMPMRGNWVAAKKVALALHALISTMFPSDMLYVVGFSDYARRVHPEELPGLGWEEVYGTNLQHALLLARRQLSRHRQASRQIICVTDGEPTAHLEGSDARFHWPALPKTISETLKEVVNCTREGIVINTFMLDRSPDLLDFVQQMTALNKGRAFLTSPEHLGEYVLLDFLESKRSLLRGA; translated from the coding sequence GCCGGTGACCATCAGATCCCGCGGTCCGGACGCGGCGGCGACCTCACGGGGGAGACCAAGCCGTACGAGTTCGGCGACCCGTTTCACATCGAGGTCAAGCAGACGGTGTTCGAGGCGGTCCGCCGCTCGGGGGCTGGGACGCCCGTGCGCATCCGTCCGGAGGACTTTCAGGTCGAGCGGACCGAACACCGCGTTCAGGCCGCGACGGCGCTTTTGATCGACCTGTCGCTTTCCATGCCGATGCGCGGCAACTGGGTGGCGGCCAAGAAGGTGGCGCTCGCGCTGCACGCGCTGATCTCGACCATGTTTCCGTCCGACATGCTGTACGTGGTCGGGTTCTCCGACTACGCGCGGCGGGTGCACCCGGAGGAGCTGCCCGGGCTCGGGTGGGAGGAGGTCTACGGCACCAACTTGCAGCACGCGCTGCTGCTGGCGCGCCGGCAGCTGTCCAGGCACCGCCAGGCCAGCCGTCAGATCATCTGCGTGACCGACGGCGAGCCGACCGCCCACCTGGAGGGAAGCGACGCCCGCTTCCACTGGCCGGCTTTGCCGAAGACGATCTCCGAGACGCTCAAGGAGGTCGTCAACTGCACCCGCGAGGGAATAGTCATCAACACGTTCATGCTCGACCGCTCGCCGGACCTTCTCGACTTCGTCCAGCAGATGACGGCGCTCAACAAGGGACGTGCATTCCTGACCTCGCCGGAGCACCTGGGCGAGTACGTCCTGCTGGATTTTCTGGAGTCGAAGCGGTCGCTTCTCAGGGGCGCCTGA